A stretch of Suncus etruscus isolate mSunEtr1 chromosome 9, mSunEtr1.pri.cur, whole genome shotgun sequence DNA encodes these proteins:
- the LOC126017724 gene encoding olfactory receptor 1002-like translates to MEKENQTLVVEFFFMGLTNHFQIQVVLFVLFLLVYLVTLLGNLGMIVLIWMSPRLHTPMYFFLSHLSFVDICSSSVIGPKMLTDIFMEKKVISFFGCAAQIWFFGQLVVTECFLLASMAYDRYIAICKPLLYTLVMTQTVCVQLVVGPYTLGIISTLTHTTFTFRLPYCGPNLINHFFCDLLPVVSLACADTRVNKFLLFILAGALGVLSGVIILVSYIYIVITILRIRSAEGRRKAFSTCSSHLTAVSILYGTLFFIYVRPSSSFSLDINKVVSVFYTAVIPMLNPLIYSLRNKEVKDSFRRTFARKKFLISK, encoded by the coding sequence atggaaaaggaaaatcaAACTTTGGTGGTGGAGTTTTTTTTCATGGGTTTAACCAATCACTTCCAAATTCAGGTTGTcctctttgtgttgtttctcttggTTTATCTTGTTACTCTTTTGGGAAACCTGGGGATGATCGTACTCATTTGGATGAGTCCCCGACTCCACACTCCCATGTACTTTTTCCTCAGTCATTTGTCCTTTGTGGATATCTGTTCCTCATCTGTCATTGGTCCCAAGATGTTGACTGACATCTTCATGGAGAagaaagtaatttctttctttggttgTGCAGCTCAGATCTGGTTTTTTGGACAGCTTGTAGTGACTGAGTGCTTCCTTTTGGCCTCCATGGCCTATGATCGGTACATAGCCATCTGTAAGCCATTGCTTTACACACTTGTTATGACCCAAACAGTTTGTGTGCAGCTGGTGGTAGGGCCATACACCTTGGGCATCATAAGTACTCTAACCCATACGACTTTCACCTTTCGCCTACCATACTGTGGTCCAAATCTCATCAACCACTTCTTCTGTGACCTTCTTCCTGTTGTCTCTCTGGCATGTGCAGACACCCGGGtcaataaatttttacttttcatcTTGGCTGGAGCCCTAGGAGTTCTCAGTGGAGTGATAATCTTGGTGTCCTATATTTACATTGTCATCACTATCCTGAGGATCCGCTCCGCTGAGGGGAGGCGCAAAGCCTTCTCTACCTGCTCTTCCCACCTGACAGCTGTCTCCATCCTTTATGGAACCCTCTTCTTTATTTATGTACGTCCGAGCTCCAGTTTCTCCCTGGATATCAATAAAGTGGTGTCTGTGTTTTACACGGCTGTGATTCCCATGTTGAACCCCCTCATCTACAGTCTGAGAAACAAGGAAGTCAAAGATTCCTTCAGAAGGACTTTTGCAAGGAAAAAGTTTCTTATCAGTAAATGA
- the LOC126017729 gene encoding olfactory receptor 5G3-like, producing MDNKNQTAVTEFLFMGLTDFLPLKIILFVIFFFVYVVTLAGNLGLIILIWMDSRLQTPMYFFLSHLPLVDVCSSSSVAPKMLCDTFLERKAISFLGCAVQMWLFGQFVVTECFLLASMAYDRYIAICNPLLYTVLMSQKVCVKLVVGPYAMGLLSAITHETFTFRLPFCGPNVVNHFFCDILPLLSLACADTQNNKLVLFSMAGLIGILSALIILVSYIYILKTILNIQSTDGRKKAFSTCSSHLSAVAVLYGTLFFIYIQPNSGSSQDINKVVSAFYTTVIPMLNPLIYSMRNTDVKDAFRRTLVQKKFLLSR from the coding sequence ATGGACAATAAGAATCAAACAGCAGTGACCGAATTTCTTTTCATGGGCTTAACAGATTTTCTTCCACTCAAGATCATTCTCTTcgtgatatttttctttgtttatgttgTCACATTGGCAGGGAATTTGGGACTGATAATTCTGATATGGATGGATTCCCGATTGCAGACTCCCATGTACTTTTTTCTCAGCCACTTGCCCCTTGTTGATGTCTGCTCCTCTTCTTCTGTTGCTCCAAAGATGTTGTGTGACACCTTTCTGGAGAGAAAGGCCATTTCCTTTCTGGGCTGTGCAGTACAAATGTGGTTGTTTGGCCAGTTTGTAGTGACAGAGTGCTTCCTCTTGGCCTCCATGGCATATGATCGATACATTGCTATCTGCAACCCTTTGCTGTATACTGTACTTATGTCCCAGAAGGTTTGTGTGAAGCTTGTGGTAGGACCCTATGCTATGGGCCTTCTAAGTGCCATAACTCATGAGACTTTCACTTTTCGCCTTCCTTTCTGTGGTCCCAATGTGGTGAACCACTTTTTCTGTGAcattctccctcttctctcccttgcATGTGCTGATACACAAAACAATAAATTGGTTCTTTTCAGCATGGCTGGATTAATAGGCATTCTCAGTGCCCTCATCATCTTGGTTTCCTACATTTATATTCTTAAAACCATTTTGAATATCCAGTCTactgatggaaggaagaaagcttTCTCCACCTGCTCTTCACATCTGTCTGCAGTAGCTGTCTTGTATGgtactcttttctttatttatattcaaCCTAATTCAGGGTCATCTCAGGACATTAATAAAGTGGTTTCTGCATTTTATACGACAGTGATCCCCATGTTGAACCCTCTTATTTATAGCATGAGGAACACTGATGTAAAAGATGCATTTAGAAGGACACTGGTTCAAAAAAAATTCCTGCTGAGTAGATAG